One genomic segment of Paenibacillus xylanexedens includes these proteins:
- a CDS encoding DNA polymerase IV, producing the protein MPRQDRRVIMLADCQSFYASVEKSAHPEYKDRPLVVAGDPARRSGIILAACPLAKSYGITTAERLGEALAKCPDVVVVRPRMAEYIRVSLHITRILQSYTDLVEPYSIDEQFLDVTGSLDLFGSPETIARSIQSRVMDETGVYIRIGISDTKVVSKMACDLYAKKVPGGICTLPRKDLPSTIWEKPVRDMFMVGSRMAQHLYKMGVHTIGDLAQTPLSRLRERWGVNGEVLWRIARGIDDSPVKPGTYAHQQQGIGHQMTLPRDYDSWEDIKVVLLELAELVSRRSRDKSLMGHVVSVGCRGQDYDRPTGFSRQMKVNEPTNITDEVYDAAAALFLRHWDGLPIRRISVSLTGLVPDSEVQLSWFDDRERKRELERATDDIKRRYGDTAIMRASSLCSSAQAHERSHKIGGHYK; encoded by the coding sequence ATGCCTCGCCAAGACAGACGTGTCATCATGCTGGCAGACTGCCAGTCATTCTATGCCAGTGTGGAGAAGTCTGCACATCCCGAATACAAGGACCGCCCCCTCGTAGTCGCGGGAGATCCGGCGCGCCGTTCGGGTATTATTCTTGCGGCCTGTCCACTCGCCAAGTCCTATGGAATTACGACAGCAGAACGACTGGGCGAAGCGCTCGCCAAATGTCCGGATGTTGTTGTTGTTCGCCCCCGGATGGCCGAATACATTCGGGTGTCCCTTCATATTACGCGTATCCTTCAGTCTTACACGGATCTGGTGGAACCCTATAGTATTGACGAACAGTTTCTCGATGTCACCGGAAGCCTGGATCTGTTCGGTAGTCCCGAGACGATTGCCCGTAGCATTCAATCAAGGGTGATGGATGAGACGGGTGTGTACATTCGGATCGGCATCAGTGATACCAAGGTCGTTAGCAAGATGGCCTGTGATCTGTATGCCAAGAAAGTCCCGGGAGGCATCTGTACGCTACCTCGCAAAGATCTGCCTTCAACGATCTGGGAAAAACCTGTGCGAGACATGTTCATGGTTGGTTCCCGCATGGCGCAACATCTCTACAAGATGGGCGTGCATACGATCGGTGATCTGGCCCAGACCCCATTGTCCCGACTGAGAGAACGTTGGGGTGTAAATGGTGAGGTACTGTGGCGTATCGCCCGCGGTATTGACGATTCCCCGGTCAAACCCGGGACCTATGCTCATCAGCAGCAGGGAATCGGACATCAGATGACGCTGCCCCGGGACTATGACTCCTGGGAAGATATCAAAGTGGTACTGCTTGAACTGGCGGAACTCGTCAGTCGGCGTTCCCGGGACAAATCACTCATGGGCCATGTGGTCTCGGTTGGATGTCGCGGACAGGATTATGATCGGCCAACCGGTTTCTCCCGCCAAATGAAGGTGAATGAACCCACCAACATTACGGATGAAGTATACGATGCGGCGGCAGCTCTGTTCCTGCGTCATTGGGACGGATTACCCATCCGCCGCATCAGCGTGTCATTGACCGGACTTGTACCCGATTCCGAAGTGCAGCTGTCCTGGTTTGATGACCGCGAACGCAAAAGAGAACTGGAACGTGCGACAGATGATATCAAGCGCAGGTACGGAGATACCGCCATCATGCGGGCATCCTCCCTCTGCTCGTCCGCGCAAGCCCATGAACGTTCTCATAAAATTGGAGGTCATTATAAATGA
- a CDS encoding YolD-like family protein: MSKKLQQNGIFESSRMMLPEHREAYILHQEQLAPRTRPSLDAQAAEEMSRLLSNSMMLGDRVTITLFHEHDDIRYTGQVLRLDRPARTLRLLMEDGSRDIQMNLITDVALADD, from the coding sequence ATGAGTAAAAAATTGCAGCAAAATGGTATCTTCGAATCCTCACGCATGATGCTCCCCGAACACCGGGAAGCCTACATTCTTCATCAGGAACAACTTGCTCCTCGTACCCGCCCATCTCTGGATGCCCAGGCCGCGGAAGAAATGTCCCGTTTGCTCAGCAACTCGATGATGCTTGGAGATAGGGTCACTATTACGTTGTTTCACGAACATGATGATATCCGTTACACGGGGCAAGTGCTTCGACTGGACCGTCCGGCCCGTACCCTCAGACTGCTGATGGAAGATGGGTCCCGGGATATTCAGATGAACCTCATTACAGATGTGGCCCTAGCCGATGACTGA
- the glsA gene encoding glutaminase A has product MSNSTMERLNALLPEWLETSRLHTGQGKVASYIPELVKASQDELGIHIMDAEGNYVSAGDCGVPFTMQSISKVFTLILALMDHGEEAVFFNVGKEPTGDDYDSMIKLELVEPGIPFNPLINAGAITVSSLVGGDCKEEKSRRILEFFRKLANNDQLGYNEEVFQSESESGHMNRSLGYFLKHNGVIKDDVEDVLAVYFRHCSIEVTCADLSRMSLVLAYNGTDPITGEELIPRRYVQIAKTFMTTCGMYNASGEFAIEVGLPAKSGVSGGILTLVPGQFGIGLVGPALNRKGNSIAGVHLLERLSKEFDWSFF; this is encoded by the coding sequence ATGTCCAATTCAACCATGGAACGTCTGAATGCATTACTGCCGGAGTGGCTGGAGACCAGTCGTTTGCACACCGGGCAGGGTAAGGTGGCTTCGTATATCCCGGAGCTTGTCAAAGCCTCTCAGGATGAGCTCGGTATACATATCATGGACGCCGAAGGAAACTATGTGTCGGCAGGGGATTGCGGTGTCCCATTTACGATGCAAAGTATCTCCAAAGTATTTACCCTTATTCTGGCCCTGATGGATCATGGGGAAGAAGCGGTTTTCTTTAATGTAGGAAAAGAACCGACAGGCGACGATTACGATTCGATGATCAAGCTTGAACTAGTCGAACCCGGTATTCCATTTAATCCATTGATTAATGCGGGTGCGATTACGGTGTCCTCGCTTGTTGGAGGAGACTGTAAGGAAGAGAAATCACGTCGCATTCTGGAGTTTTTCCGCAAACTGGCGAATAATGATCAGTTGGGTTATAACGAAGAGGTATTCCAGTCCGAATCGGAGAGCGGTCATATGAATCGTTCACTTGGCTACTTTTTGAAGCACAACGGGGTCATTAAGGATGACGTTGAAGACGTGCTTGCCGTGTATTTCCGTCATTGCTCCATTGAAGTGACGTGTGCAGATCTGTCTCGAATGTCACTCGTTCTGGCCTATAATGGAACAGATCCAATTACGGGAGAAGAACTCATCCCTCGTCGCTATGTTCAGATTGCCAAAACCTTCATGACCACCTGTGGTATGTATAATGCATCAGGCGAATTTGCAATCGAGGTTGGTTTGCCCGCCAAAAGTGGAGTATCCGGAGGGATCTTGACCCTTGTACCGGGACAATTCGGCATAGGTCTTGTTGGCCCGGCTCTGAATCGCAAAGGCAACAGTATTGCCGGCGTGCATCTGCTGGAGCGTCTGTCCAAGGAATTTGACTGGAGCTTTTTCTAA
- a CDS encoding GNAT family N-acetyltransferase → MKFIKYTQPDFDDYYALVSNMEVMKQITERAIPEQEARTQFETMLEFNERSTCGHYRVFSEDGAGVAYAKLIPDQEDPTKAEIGYMILPEHWGKGQGTSIASRLIIQAQAAGIGSLYAVIDPGNAASRRILTRQNFVSTWTGDYDGLPGEILELNLQMKR, encoded by the coding sequence ATGAAGTTCATTAAATACACACAACCTGATTTTGATGATTATTATGCATTGGTTTCCAATATGGAAGTAATGAAACAGATTACAGAACGTGCAATACCTGAGCAAGAGGCGAGAACGCAATTTGAGACCATGCTGGAGTTTAATGAGCGTTCCACATGCGGACATTACCGGGTATTTAGTGAAGATGGTGCCGGTGTGGCGTATGCCAAATTGATTCCGGATCAGGAGGACCCGACCAAGGCTGAGATAGGTTACATGATCCTGCCTGAACATTGGGGCAAAGGTCAAGGCACATCTATAGCGTCACGGTTGATTATTCAGGCACAAGCCGCAGGGATTGGATCCCTCTATGCAGTTATCGATCCGGGTAACGCTGCTTCCCGCCGGATCTTGACCAGACAGAACTTTGTATCCACCTGGACAGGCGATTACGATGGTCTTCCCGGCGAGATTTTGGAGTTAAATCTTCAAATGAAGCGGTAA
- a CDS encoding L-lactate MFS transporter encodes MNRWLIVLGTIIVQMGLGTIYTWSLFNQPLSDRFGWDVSSVAITFSITSFALAFATLFAGRLQERWGLQRLIRVAGVVLGLGLILSSQVTSLTLLYILAGFVVGFADGTAYITSLSNLIKWFPERKGLISGISVGAFGTGSLLFKYVNSALIGAVGPAQAFMYWGIIVLVLVVAGSFLIREAVVREQAPASKEGSKQVVARHDYTVKEMLRTKEAYMLFVIFFTACMSGLYLIGIVKDIGVQLAGLDVATAANAVAMVAIFNTAGRIILGALSDKVGRMKVIAGALLVTAVAVMTLSLVPLTFGIFFACVAAVAFCFGGNITVFPAIVADYFGLKNQSKNYGVIYQGFGFGALAGSFISALLGGFHLTFIVIAVLCAVSLLLALIITPPGEGRRARQREKQMNLNPSSRAS; translated from the coding sequence ATGAACCGCTGGCTTATTGTGTTGGGGACCATCATTGTACAAATGGGTCTTGGAACCATCTATACTTGGAGTTTATTTAATCAACCGTTGTCTGATCGTTTCGGATGGGACGTCAGCTCGGTCGCGATAACTTTTTCAATTACCAGTTTTGCTTTGGCATTTGCCACATTGTTTGCAGGCCGGTTGCAGGAACGTTGGGGTCTTCAGCGCCTGATCCGTGTAGCCGGGGTTGTGCTTGGGCTGGGTCTTATTCTGAGTTCCCAAGTCACCTCGTTAACACTGCTGTACATTTTGGCTGGATTTGTCGTTGGTTTTGCAGATGGTACGGCGTACATTACGTCGCTGTCTAATCTGATCAAATGGTTCCCGGAGCGCAAAGGTCTGATCTCGGGGATCTCAGTCGGCGCCTTTGGTACCGGTAGTTTATTGTTCAAATATGTGAACTCGGCATTGATTGGTGCCGTTGGTCCTGCTCAGGCATTTATGTACTGGGGCATTATCGTTCTGGTTCTGGTCGTTGCGGGATCATTCCTGATCCGCGAAGCGGTTGTTCGTGAACAGGCTCCGGCAAGCAAGGAAGGATCCAAACAAGTCGTAGCACGTCATGACTATACGGTGAAAGAGATGCTGCGTACAAAAGAAGCGTATATGCTGTTTGTTATTTTTTTCACGGCGTGTATGAGTGGCCTGTATCTGATCGGTATTGTCAAAGATATCGGTGTACAGCTTGCAGGTCTTGATGTAGCTACCGCTGCGAATGCAGTGGCCATGGTTGCGATCTTTAACACGGCAGGACGTATTATTCTCGGTGCGCTGTCGGATAAAGTAGGACGAATGAAAGTCATCGCTGGTGCATTGCTGGTTACAGCCGTAGCTGTCATGACACTTAGTCTGGTTCCACTGACCTTCGGGATCTTCTTTGCCTGTGTGGCGGCCGTTGCATTCTGCTTTGGCGGTAACATTACGGTATTCCCGGCGATTGTGGCTGATTACTTCGGACTGAAAAATCAGAGCAAAAACTATGGTGTGATCTATCAGGGATTTGGATTTGGTGCTTTGGCTGGATCATTCATCAGCGCCCTGCTGGGCGGATTCCATCTAACCTTCATCGTGATTGCTGTACTCTGCGCTGTCTCGCTGTTGCTCGCACTGATCATTACCCCTCCAGGTGAAGGTCGTCGTGCACGTCAACGTGAGAAACAGATGAACCTTAACCCTTCATCACGGGCAAGCTAA
- a CDS encoding LytR/AlgR family response regulator transcription factor: MRALIVEDEILASEELNYLIQEHSQIEVVDRLEDGLDVLKFLQEQEVDVIFLDINIPSLDGMMLAHHIGKFATKPYIVFTTAYKEHAAEAFELEAFDYILKPYDEKRIAAMLHKLELAFKRDHAPVEQHVEDVPAPTADGSAAYGELVRERDTNSHTDRRINLLRNDNIIVTDTADIYYAEAQEKVTKVYTKNGEFTMPVSISDFHSRLPQDTFFRCHRSYVVNLSQIREIVPWFNNTYLLRLRDLEAEVPVSRGKVKEFRQLMRI, translated from the coding sequence ATGAGAGCTCTTATTGTGGAAGATGAGATTCTGGCAAGTGAGGAATTGAATTATTTAATCCAGGAACATAGTCAGATTGAAGTGGTGGACCGCCTTGAAGATGGGCTGGATGTACTGAAGTTTTTGCAGGAACAAGAAGTAGATGTTATTTTTCTCGATATCAATATTCCCTCGCTGGACGGTATGATGCTGGCCCATCATATTGGGAAGTTTGCAACGAAACCCTACATTGTATTTACTACGGCGTATAAGGAACATGCAGCGGAAGCCTTTGAGTTGGAGGCGTTTGATTATATTCTGAAGCCGTATGACGAGAAACGAATTGCTGCAATGCTCCATAAGCTGGAACTTGCATTCAAACGTGATCATGCGCCGGTGGAGCAACATGTTGAGGATGTACCAGCCCCTACGGCGGATGGATCTGCTGCGTATGGTGAACTGGTACGAGAACGAGATACGAATTCCCATACGGACAGAAGAATTAATCTGCTGCGGAATGACAATATTATTGTTACGGATACGGCAGATATCTACTATGCGGAAGCACAAGAGAAAGTGACGAAGGTATATACCAAAAATGGGGAGTTCACCATGCCAGTGAGCATATCGGATTTTCACAGCCGACTGCCACAGGATACGTTCTTTCGCTGCCACCGTTCGTACGTCGTAAATCTGTCGCAAATCCGTGAAATTGTACCTTGGTTTAACAATACGTATCTGCTCCGTCTGCGCGATCTGGAGGCTGAAGTACCTGTAAGTCGCGGTAAGGTCAAAGAATTCAGGCAACTCATGCGCATCTAG
- a CDS encoding sensor histidine kinase, which produces MLLGLFERAALLIIFLFFLSRVPRFRQILQKGKLRWQESIAVTLLFCAFAIFGTYTGINVEGSLVNVRIIAVLSGGILFGAPVGIITGIVSGVHRYLIDMDGVTAIPCLITSILAGLVSVYIHKYTPKPKRWIIGIGAGMICEALTMLLILLFSYPDPLGADIVSKIALPMILGEVNIGLIVLLVQSVEGEKEMIAARQAKLALEIANKTLPYFRSIDEDSLRKICRIIQEDIQADAVAITDTRNVLAYVGFGEERYHIGNEIISEMTKKTISSGEITISNDVIDEKTPDIHSLLIIPLKERGDITGALKIYYRKAYKITYPLQTMAVGLSQIISTQMEVSRVEEIKAAANKAELRALQTTIHPHFLFNALNAIASSIRTKPDRARELIVNLSGYMRYNLELSDELIDIHKELEQVRNYVEIEKARFGSRLNVIYEIDEVAVHIPSLVIQPLVENAIIHGILKVKGPGTVRIRVQDYPEFVRISVSDTGAGISADIIERVYHDRMPGNQIGLYNVHRRVKLIYGQGVTITRLEQGTDILFDVPKGDVVTR; this is translated from the coding sequence ATGCTGCTGGGTTTATTTGAACGGGCGGCGCTGTTGATTATATTTTTATTCTTTCTGTCGAGGGTGCCAAGGTTTAGGCAGATTCTGCAAAAGGGGAAATTAAGGTGGCAGGAGTCTATTGCGGTTACCTTGTTATTCTGTGCTTTTGCCATTTTCGGGACATATACGGGCATTAATGTTGAAGGTTCACTGGTGAATGTACGGATCATCGCCGTGTTATCGGGTGGTATTTTGTTCGGAGCGCCTGTGGGTATTATTACGGGTATTGTTTCAGGGGTACATCGGTATTTGATTGATATGGATGGAGTCACAGCTATACCGTGTCTGATCACAAGTATCCTGGCGGGTCTGGTCTCCGTATATATACATAAGTACACGCCCAAGCCCAAGCGATGGATTATCGGTATTGGTGCTGGAATGATCTGTGAAGCACTCACGATGTTATTGATTCTGTTATTTTCCTATCCCGATCCACTGGGTGCCGACATTGTTTCGAAGATTGCGCTGCCTATGATTCTGGGTGAAGTCAACATTGGGCTAATTGTGCTCTTGGTGCAGAGTGTTGAAGGGGAAAAGGAAATGATTGCGGCTCGTCAGGCGAAGCTAGCACTGGAGATTGCAAACAAAACCTTGCCGTATTTCCGTTCGATTGATGAGGATTCTCTGCGCAAAATTTGCCGGATTATTCAGGAGGATATTCAGGCCGATGCGGTTGCAATTACGGATACCCGGAATGTACTGGCTTATGTAGGATTTGGTGAGGAACGATATCATATCGGTAATGAAATTATAAGTGAGATGACCAAGAAGACGATATCCAGCGGGGAGATTACGATCAGTAATGATGTGATTGATGAAAAAACACCCGATATCCACTCGCTGTTAATCATTCCGCTCAAAGAACGAGGAGACATTACAGGTGCGCTCAAAATCTATTATCGCAAAGCGTACAAAATTACGTATCCTTTGCAAACGATGGCTGTAGGTTTATCGCAGATCATCTCAACTCAGATGGAAGTATCGCGGGTAGAAGAGATCAAGGCTGCTGCCAACAAAGCAGAGCTGCGTGCGCTACAGACAACCATTCATCCTCATTTTCTGTTTAATGCGTTAAATGCGATTGCTTCATCCATCCGAACCAAACCGGATCGAGCGCGGGAGTTGATTGTGAATCTATCCGGGTACATGCGTTATAATCTGGAGCTGTCGGATGAGTTAATTGATATTCATAAGGAACTGGAGCAGGTCCGTAATTATGTGGAGATTGAGAAAGCTCGCTTTGGCAGCCGACTTAACGTGATCTATGAGATTGATGAGGTCGCGGTGCATATTCCGAGCCTTGTCATCCAGCCGCTCGTGGAAAATGCAATTATTCATGGCATTCTCAAGGTCAAAGGACCCGGGACTGTTCGAATACGGGTACAGGATTATCCGGAGTTTGTGCGAATCAGTGTCAGTGATACAGGAGCAGGCATCAGTGCAGATATTATTGAACGTGTCTACCACGACCGTATGCCTGGTAACCAGATCGGGCTATATAATGTGCATCGCCGGGTCAAGCTTATCTACGGACAAGGTGTAACCATTACTAGGCTGGAACAAGGAACCGATATTTTATTTGATGTGCCCAAAGGAGATGTCGTAACAAGGTGA
- a CDS encoding stage VI sporulation protein F: protein MGYQQYGISPQLVERIKLKMKNPAVKERIKKLIDGVTKSDLQDKAKVRRLVKSSAVIMNENFSPAQEEQFVAFVLAQKIDPNNTFHLIKLWGMFR, encoded by the coding sequence TTGGGTTATCAACAATATGGAATTAGTCCGCAGCTGGTGGAGCGGATCAAATTAAAGATGAAAAATCCCGCTGTCAAAGAGCGTATCAAAAAGTTGATTGATGGCGTGACCAAGTCTGATCTGCAAGATAAGGCCAAGGTCAGAAGGTTGGTCAAGTCTTCCGCTGTCATTATGAATGAGAATTTCTCTCCGGCGCAGGAGGAGCAGTTTGTTGCGTTTGTACTCGCGCAGAAGATTGATCCGAACAATACGTTTCATTTGATTAAGCTGTGGGGGATGTTTAGGTAG